One stretch of Juglans microcarpa x Juglans regia isolate MS1-56 chromosome 3D, Jm3101_v1.0, whole genome shotgun sequence DNA includes these proteins:
- the LOC121256551 gene encoding probable UDP-3-O-acyl-N-acetylglucosamine deacetylase 1, mitochondrial has translation MTLAAAFNAFKSSNLVSWKQTGRLQQTLAGCIERAGKTLHSGEVSTIKIWPDLAGQGRYFDFRSNSILASIDFAEESPLCTTLCKNGFRIRTIEHLLSALEATGVDNCRIEIQNSDPEDDNVEVPIFDGSANEWVKAIKEVGLKVATDHFGNSREKMAPYVIEPVHVWRNDSFVAAFPSEKVHITYGINFSEVHGIGCQWFSSASLDDYFYSEQIASSRTFCIHEEVEQMRNAGLIKGGSLENAIVCSFDKGWLNPPLRFPDEPCRHKVLDLIGDLSLFAQFGSQGLPMAHIVAYKGGHALHADFVRRLYGKI, from the exons ATGACTCTGGCAGCTGCCTTCAACGCCTTTAAGTCCTCAAATCTCGTCTCGTGGAAAcaa ACGGGCAGGCTCCAGCAAACCCTCGCTGGATGCATAGAGCGGGCCGGGAAGACTCTGCATTCTGGCGAGGTTTCCACTATTAAAATTTGGCCGGACCTTGCCGGCCAAGGGAGGTATTTCGATTTCCGATCCAATTCGATTCTTGCGTCCATCGATTTTGCCGAAGAGTCACCTCTCTGTACCACGCTTTGTAAGAATGGGTTCAGAATTCGAACCATTGAGCACTTACTGTCAGCCTTGGAGGCCACTGGGGTTGACAATTGCAGGATTGAGATACAGAATTCGGACCCTGAAGATGACAACGTGGAG GTTCCCATTTTTGATGGCTCGGCAAATGAATGGGTAAAGGCAATTAAAGAGGTTGGGTTAAAGGTGGCCACAGATCACTTTGGCAACAGTCGTGAAAAAATGGCCCCTTATGTGATTGAACCAGTGCATGTGTGGAGGAATGATTCCTTTGTAGCTGCATTCCCTTCAGAAAAGGTTCACATAACTTATGGGATCAACTTTTCTGAG gTGCATGGCATTGGCTGCCAGTGGTTTTCTTCAGCCTCACTGGATGATTATTTCTATAGTGAGCAGATAGCTTCATCAAGAACCTTCTGCATTCATGAGGAG GTGGAGCAAATGCGCAATGCTGGACTCATAAAAGGTGGCTCCCTAGAAAATGCCATTGTCTGTAG TTTTGACAAAGGTTGGTTGAACCCCCCGCTGCGTTTCCCTGACGAACCTTGTCGGCATAAGGTATTAGATCTTATTGGTGACCTCTCCCTTTTTGCACAGTTTGGCAGTCAAGGGCTTCCAATGGCACACATAGTGGCTTACAAG GGTGGCCATGCACTCCACGCTGATTTCGTACGCCGGTTATATGGAAAGATTTAG
- the LOC121254943 gene encoding probable ascorbate-specific transmembrane electron transporter 1, with translation MAPKSRSYQLSATPFVIFAQLLAIAVTTLVFVLYLHFEGGFAFKSEDKTKIFNVHPFLMVLGLIIIGGEAIMAYKIVPGDRRTQKGVHLILHLLALTAGILGIVFIFRFHNEIEAKDMQTLHSWMGIITISLYGLQWVLAFFAYCFPGGEMSRRGTLLPWHTFVGMVIFLLAVTTALTGLSGFSNYLLLSTKGYILNFTGLFILLFAITVTLTVILPRGY, from the exons ATGGCACCTAAAAGTCGGAGCTACCAACTCTCGGCAACCCCATTTGTGATATTCGCACAATTGTTAGCCATTGCCGTAACCACACTAGTGTTTGTTCTTTACCTACATTTTGAGGGAGGATTTGCTTTCAAATCCGAAGATAAAACCAAGATTTTCAAT GTGCACCCTTTTCTCATGGTGCTTGGCCTTATTATAATTGGAGGAGAAG CTATAATGGCATACAAGATAGTCCCTGGTGATAGAAGGACGCAAAAGGGGGTTCACCTGATATTGCATCTGCTAGCTCTTACGGCTGGAATTTTGgggattgtttttattttcagatttcacAATGAGATAGAAGCTAAGGATATGCAAACCTTGCATTCATGGATGGGTATTATTACCATATCACTCTATGGTTTGCAG TGGGTGCTTGCCTTCTTTGCCTATTGCTTCCCTGGTGGAGAAATGTCAAGAAGAGGAACACTCCTCCCATGGCACACATTTGTTGGTATGGTCATCTTCCTCTTGGCAGTGACAACGGCTCTGACAGGCTTGTCTGGCTTCTCTAATTACCTACTACTCAGCACTAAAGGATACATACTCAACTTCACCGGGCTCTTCATCCTTCTATTTGCAATCACCGTTACCCTCACAGTCATCCTTCCTCGAGGTTATTGA